The nucleotide window ttgagatatctcaaagaaACGAAGTACTTGGTTCTCTACTATCCTTCAGGAAATAACTTTGATAttattgggtatgctgatgctgattatgcaggatagctttgatcttattgggtatgctgatgctaATTATGCAGGATATCTGGTGAATAAGAAAAAAAACCTGGAATGGAATTTCCTGTCTAATCTCATGGGGTACAAGAAAGAAGAACTTAGTGGCACTCTCAACTGCAGAAGTAGAATATGTAGCAGTTGCTTCTTGATGTGCTCAATTACCGTGGATCAAACAGCAGCTGGAAGACTTTGGAGTGTTCTCAGATTGTGTGCCTTTCTTATGCGATAATACATgtgcactcaacatggcaaaAATCTAGTTCAACATAAGaggaccaagcacattgatgtacatcatcattttcttagagacaatgttgaaaaaggGCTTATATGCATGAAATTTTGcagcacagaagatcaaattgcagatatATTTACCAAAGCCCTAAGCAAAGAACACTTTGAGAAAAATCTCCTAGTACTGGGGTTGATAATACCCAATTGAGAACCTAGTCCctcaatgattggctatgaaagaaatgttcaggtaaaattagctaaaaaTTGTTTTCTGGCAAAGTCTAACTCACCTCTATACCATTACAGGTAGACACGCATGATGATTATAAAGCAAATAGATAGTTGATGCAGTATGCGCTGGTAAAAAGGGCAAAGCTTACAGATGCAAGATTAgtcagggaacctggttctcCTAACACAGGTTAGTAGTTTCTCTATTCTTTCATGCACAATTTTGAATGGTTAAAACAAGTGCCACGTCATCAGTATGtcagtttcttttctttttgtctcTTAAACCCAAAGTCTCACCCGTTAGAAATTGACCCGACTCCCAAAACTGGCTCCTTTTCCTAACCGGTCCCTCATCAATATTAAATGCATCCATCATTGTCAAATCTCCTAACATCAAACATTAAAACTTTCCTTTTTATTTGTCTCTTTCAAACTACCCATCTCTTCTCCTCAACTCATCACTCCTCTCCATGGATAAAAATCACGAAACCCTAAGTGTCCCTAGTGACACCCCCATTGAGTCCTCATCCATTCAAACACCAATATTAGACTCCTCCTTCAACACCACCACTAGCCAGAACCCTAGGGTAGAGTCACCCCCACACTCTGTGTCCTCTCCTACCCAATCGAGTTCCGGTTCTCATAGGAGTCACAAAATCTCAACTCCCAAAAGATTTGTAGCCCCGAGCTCTCCTTATATTTCACCAAAAAAGGAATGAAAAGAGTACTGCTGACaaagaagaaaatcaagaaatatcAAGTTCTCCTATGGAAGAAGGGCCAAAGGTAGATCAAACTGATAGTTCCGAGAATGTTGACTCAACAAAGACTGTTCCTAATCTTGTGTCCACAAGTAACACTCCTTCCTCTCATGAGTTTTCCATGGGTGTACAAGAGAAAGAAGCAATAGAGAACATGTTGTCCATAGTTGGTGAAGGGTTTATTGTTGAGGAAAGTAAGGTTGAGTCTGAGACTCAGGGGGAAGAGTCTAGGACTGTGGTAGAGGGTGGAGCACTTGTGCCTGTTGCTCAATCGGTACAAGATCATACTATTGGGGTTCCTCATGAAGGACCTGATCCCTCCTCGGAGGACCCAACTCAAGGGTCCTCTCAAGAGCCCCAGGTCAGTATTGACCCTGCTCCCTCACTTTATTTCGATGCTGAGCCTTTGTGTGTGTGGTGCCTGAGGAAAGATCTGTGTCCAGAGAAGAAAAAAGGGATAGTGAAGAGGATTCTGATGATTTGCCAATAGCAAGCTTGACTAAGCGTAGACCATTGGCTGCTCAAGAGTCTACTCCTAAGCGACCTACTACTAGGTTGCAAAGGAAGGAGGCTCTTGAGTCTGCTCTTAAGAACAACCAAGCTAAGTCAAGGAGAAGAAAGTTGGTGAAAGATGAGAAAGTTGTGAGTGAGAAGTCAGTGCCTGTTGTGAATGTGGATGAGGAAGAAGTCAAGGAACCTGGTTCTTTGACAAGAAAGCTCTCACAGAAGCATGGTCTCCCCAAGCCAAAAAGGGGATCTTCTATGTCTGCTGAAAATCTGAACAAGTCTGATGATATTGTCTCTAGTGAAAATGTAGTGAAAAAATATGGTGATAAGTCTGTGGAAGAGTCTGGTGCTGGTGTGATGGAAGAATTGGGTGAAAAGTCTGTGAAGTATGATGTAAAAGGGAAGAATGTTTGCAAGTCTGCTAAAAGAAAAGCTGATACtaatgaggaacctggttcctcaaagAAGGCTAGAGTTGGTGATCCAAGGAGTGCTGGGAAAGAGAGATTGAggagtcaaaagatactatgagGCCGTACATTTGCCCCTGATATCTTGGAGGAGGCTGGTATGAGACAGCTGGTTGAGATCTGTGAGTTCTAATAATGGACACATTTGTTCACAAATGATGCTCCGCAGGTGTATGAGGAGGAAGTTCAAAGTTTCTATGCCGACTTATTCAAAGTTGAGGATGATCACATCTGTGTGTTGGTGAATGGAGTTGATATGGTAATGGAGTCTACTTTATTGGGATCTATTCTTGGTGTGCCTGCTGAAGGGTTGTCTAGTGTTCAGGGATCCTATTCTCAAAACTTCAGAAATGCCATCTTGAAGGACAAAGCAGTTCAGTAGGGGAAACGGGTTCAGAATAAGGCCTTCCTTCCTGTGTATCAACTGCTATTTGAGATGGTGAACAAGGTATTGCTGCCTCGAGCTGAGAGAAGATCTATCACCTCTCATGCAGACCTGTTCCTCATGGAAGCACTAGACAACTTCACTACCATCAATCTGCTTGGGATCATGATAGAGCACATGAAtaaagtggcagattttaaagATGGTAATCATGTGCTGCCTTATGGGTTCCTTCTCACCAAGGTCTTGAAACACTTCAAAGTTACTCTAGGACAAGCTAAAGTGGGCACCAAGAAGAAAACTTTCTCCAAAGCTACTCTTGAAGAATGTGAATGTATTGAGAAAGTTGGAAGGGTTGGAAGAACTTCTACCATATCTCAGTTGATCAATGCTCAGAATAGTGCTACTGCAGAGATAAGGcaattgaaagcaaggaatgctaTCCTTGAGACTCAGTTAAGTCAGTTGGATGAAACACCTGGTTTCAGTAGCTCTCAAAGCGAAGATGTTGCTCGTCTAACAAAAGAGAATGCTGAGCTCAGGAAACAAGTGGAGGACCTGAAAGAGAGACTGCTCAACGAGCAAATGTCAACGAATGCTTGAATGTATTTAGTCCTCCAAACACTTGCCTCTGCATCTAAGCCTTCTCCTTCCAGTGCTCCCTAAACAATGTCCCCTCGGTGTCAAGTCTTTAGTGTTGGTTAATTATGATCTAGTTTGTGGTCAAGTCCCTTAGTATTATTTCTTATGATGATGTTTGTGGTATTTTTCTGTTTAAAATTGTGGATGGTGGTAGTAACATTGACTCTGCTCCTGTTGAAAAATCCAAattatgtttttccttttttgttgtcTATGCCTTGtctttatgttttgtttttaGCCATATTGTGTGCACACAAGTGGTATGAGTTAACTCAAGCTAGACTTCTTTTTTGCTATAAGCTTGTTACtattctttttatgatgccaaaaaggggaagAATAATGTGCATaattgaataatgatgtgcactgATTAAGGGGGAATACAGATTCAGGGGGAAACTTAAGGTCTTTCTGGTTCAATGTCTGGTTTTGTGTGGCGCTTTCTGGGATTTTTAATTATAAGTTTGTcctcatcaaaaagggggaaattgataggttacaagtaacttattttttattttgatgatctaacaaatttactgtcaagaaccagataaggaatcTGTTACATATTCTCAAGACCTTAAGATTAAAAGGTTCCAGATTGGGATATAGTTCAACTCTTCAGAGCCATaggaacaacagagggaacagatAGCTACCGTTTCCCGAGAAAACTGCACAAGTCAACTGCCCCAGctgtaaagttgctgcctgcacacgtTACAGAGCAAAAATAGTGCAGTAGTCAACTTTATGGGGAGTgtcttttacctaccttgcttacatcatcccAAGTGATGTCATAAATGTATTATTAACATCAAGGAAGGCAAAACAAatcacttgaacacttagagaatttacTCAAACACTCTCACGGTCATTGATCATTAGGCAAacaattctcaagtgcatcaagaacaaagaacaacaataCTATGGACCAGTTCCCCACATTAAGTTTTGTCCTTAGTTGAGTGGTAACTTTGTAATAATTCTtcaattgtaattcctacttagcttgtttagaagtattctgtaggaaaccctttgtaaatcttaaacccttgtgtttgagtcttggctagagttagtcgagttgtaaagtctaGTGAAGTTGAAATTCTACAAGGGTatgtcgtggtttttaatcccatTGAGCTGAGAATTTTTCACGCAAAATTCCTCTTGTCATTTACTTACTGTAGTGTGCGTGTGTTCTGTCAAAACTGATAGAGAACCCAGTTCTCTGTAGAATTTGATGGATCCTTAAATTCTATCAATTATACATCCgccgactatttttagtttaacaaATTAGGTGGGTGACTATTTGGGTAAATTCTTCTAATTAAAATGAACACAATCTAAAAGTACTatataagtcatgctaaaataagtacatcTAATAAGTACTACTAATTATATAaataagcactaaagaaaaaaatatactaagttatgcatttttattataaattaatgcaaaactaaaaatagatatccaactcCATTGTCATTTCTAGTcttgaattgaatttattttgttaGCATTGGTATTGAGCTTTTTTGAGTTGCTatatttatgggctataaaattcaTTGGACcgttcaagaatgttaagtccaagcttcaaataatatattaaaagttaaaactgtgaaaaagtttaagaaatatttataaattatattacaataaatattatttgtataatttttttaaattgtataaatataatgttgggttggtttggtttcggtttgactttttttaattaaaaccaaactAAATCAATTAttgtctgatttttttttttctaataccAAACCACCTTGGTTTTTttccggtttgactcggattTTCGATTTGGTGCAGTTTATTGGTTTTCTTTGTACATCCCTACTTGACCATAAACTATTAATTCTACATAACTTTCAGAATTTCTAAGAGTTAAATTTATGaacttaaatttaaatttaatgtaACATTTTCTTGATAAAACtaatttttcaaataattaaaattttcatTAATTTAATGTTTCTAAAAATTATATCCAGATAAAATGATAGATTCAGTTATACAAAACGAGAGAAATGGAGTATAGAGGGAAAAGGGAAAATCAATGGCTCTTCACGAGAATAAATAGGtgaatatataaaaaaagaaaggcCAAGCCCTTGGAAGCGTTACCCATTATTATTCTTGTCCAAAATTTCCCCATTGCACTCTCCCTCTCTCTGCACCCTCCCCAATCAAATCAAACAAACGAGAGAAGGGAGAAGAATAACCAATGGCTACTCCGGCGACACTTCCGATCTCGAGTCCTCAATCCACGGCGGCTTCCGGTGCCCAATCTCAGCCCCCTATTGCCACTCCCGCATTTCGCTCCTTCATCTCCCGCCTCTCATCTTCGACCCGTCAGGGTTTCGCTCAACGCCGCCCTTGGTATGAACTTCTCGATCGCACCTCCTTCGCTCGCCCTGACTCCGTCGCTGAGGCCGCCTCACGTGTCCGCAAAAACTTCTCCTACTTCCGCGTCAATTATATTTCTCTACTCGCAGGCGTACTCGCTCTTTCCCTTCTCTCTCATCCTTTCTCTCTCCTCGTCCTCCTCGCTCTCCTCGGTGGCTGGTTTTTCCTCTACCTGTTTAGGCCCTCAGATCAGCCTGTTGTCATCCTCGGCCGCACTTTCTCTGATCGTGAAACGCTGGGGATTCTGGTAGTGTCCACTATTGTTGTGGTGTTCCTCACCAGTGTTGGATCGCTGCTCATATCTGCACTCCTTGTTGGACTGGCTATTGTTTGTGCTCATGGAGCTTTTAGGGTTCCGGAGGATTTGTTCCTCGATGATCAAGAGCCGGGCAACGTTGGATTCCTTTCGTTCCTCGGTGGTGCTGCCTCCTCTGCCGCGGCTGCCGCTGCTCCGGCTGTTGCTGCTCGTGTCTAGTCGGATCACGTTTGTTGACACGATTATGAGGTTTGT belongs to Nicotiana tabacum cultivar K326 chromosome 6, ASM71507v2, whole genome shotgun sequence and includes:
- the LOC107795052 gene encoding PRA1 family protein B1-like, producing the protein MATPATLPISSPQSTAASGAQSQPPIATPAFRSFISRLSSSTRQGFAQRRPWYELLDRTSFARPDSVAEAASRVRKNFSYFRVNYISLLAGVLALSLLSHPFSLLVLLALLGGWFFLYLFRPSDQPVVILGRTFSDRETLGILVVSTIVVVFLTSVGSLLISALLVGLAIVCAHGAFRVPEDLFLDDQEPGNVGFLSFLGGAASSAAAAAAPAVAARV